In Vibrio echinoideorum, the following proteins share a genomic window:
- a CDS encoding LysR family transcriptional regulator, with protein MNLSQVQAFCSVADLGSVSEAARQLECNRTKLSMSIKALEKELDVELFVRSGNHVELSEAGKAIYKDCEGMLVTAARIKQTCLHVSGEFNAEIWIARDDSLPDEMWQNLSHALNNKYPSTSFNFVLASSGDLANLVETQQVDFAFGVDYERVDDPRIIYNPLGKIRMMSVCKKGHDLSAMRRVSDEVLRNSMQATMVYLNEKDNPELEPFSRRHIGFSSFDFMLDTILREEAWGVMPEPLIRHLLRDQELAVIKHTYGLTQEDYCMFTAAGMAEHPGMNWLADKISDYLFDF; from the coding sequence ATGAACCTTTCTCAAGTCCAAGCCTTTTGTTCTGTTGCTGATTTAGGATCAGTCTCTGAAGCTGCCCGCCAGCTTGAATGCAACCGAACCAAACTTAGCATGTCGATCAAAGCCTTGGAAAAAGAGTTAGATGTTGAATTGTTCGTACGCAGCGGAAATCACGTCGAGCTTTCCGAAGCAGGTAAAGCCATCTACAAAGACTGTGAAGGCATGTTGGTGACAGCCGCACGAATTAAACAAACTTGTCTCCACGTATCTGGCGAGTTCAACGCAGAAATATGGATTGCCCGCGACGACTCATTACCCGATGAAATGTGGCAGAATTTATCTCATGCACTCAATAACAAGTACCCTTCGACTTCATTCAACTTCGTTCTGGCGTCCAGTGGCGACTTGGCAAACCTTGTTGAAACTCAGCAAGTGGATTTTGCATTTGGGGTCGATTATGAACGAGTAGATGACCCTCGAATTATCTACAACCCGCTCGGTAAAATTCGAATGATGTCTGTGTGTAAGAAAGGACATGATTTAAGTGCGATGCGACGAGTCTCTGATGAGGTATTGAGAAATTCGATGCAAGCGACCATGGTTTATCTCAATGAAAAAGATAATCCGGAGCTTGAGCCCTTCTCTCGCCGTCATATCGGCTTTTCTAGCTTCGACTTTATGTTAGATACGATTCTACGTGAAGAAGCTTGGGGCGTAATGCCTGAACCATTAATTCGCCATTTACTGCGTGATCAGGAGCTAGCTGTTATCAAGCACACTTACGGTCTAACACAAGAAGATTACTGTATGTTCACTGCTGCGGGTATGGCGGAACATCCAGGAATGAATTGGTTAGCAGATAAGATAAGCGACTATCTATTTGATTTCTAA
- a CDS encoding class I SAM-dependent DNA methyltransferase — protein MAKQWDEYAVDWDKDPATAVFAQSVFDQLTQLVDLNGTRVLDFGCGTGLLSQKISPLAKEIIALDISEGMIEELDKKELPNVEPVVDILSRGLAALHPAFRNQFDLVVASSVCGFIPNLQDTVSLIYTLLENDGTFVHWDWYLENDSEDYGVSQQRSENVLSAAGFSVVEVSTPFSIDTPQGTLKVLMGVGRKQVLPYL, from the coding sequence ATGGCGAAACAATGGGACGAATACGCCGTTGATTGGGATAAAGATCCCGCGACCGCAGTATTCGCACAGTCCGTATTTGACCAGTTAACACAGCTCGTTGATTTAAACGGAACCCGTGTCCTTGATTTTGGTTGTGGTACAGGACTACTCAGCCAAAAAATATCTCCTTTAGCAAAAGAGATCATCGCACTTGATATCTCCGAGGGGATGATTGAAGAGTTAGATAAGAAAGAGTTACCTAACGTTGAACCGGTTGTTGATATTTTATCGCGCGGGCTTGCAGCACTGCATCCAGCATTCAGAAACCAGTTTGACCTAGTGGTAGCCTCTTCGGTGTGTGGTTTTATCCCGAACCTACAAGACACAGTCAGCCTTATTTACACGCTGCTCGAAAACGATGGCACGTTTGTACACTGGGATTGGTATCTAGAGAACGACAGTGAAGACTATGGTGTAAGCCAACAGCGCTCAGAGAATGTATTGAGTGCAGCCGGTTTTTCTGTTGTTGAGGTATCGACCCCGTTCTCGATTGACACGCCACAAGGTACTTTAAAAGTATTGATGGGTGTTGGACGCAAGCAAGTGCTTCCTTATCTGTAA
- a CDS encoding YjjI family glycine radical enzyme has protein sequence MSHQSSSSTSSPLSEQQQRFSNIISDAHLSPKQKSSYLALEAEASLPYMPVSNEVEQALQQGVLCDMFEGHAPFKPRYVLPDYSKYLHQGSKYLELSAATNFDEALNMLTILYHHVPSVTSIPVYLGQLDDVLMPFVGGLTDEQVYQKLKLFWIMLDRTLPDAFMHVNIGPTDNIVCRTILRVDAELKQIAPNLTFMYDPAVTPDDLLRHAASNICECSKPHIANYPAHAEAYGDKRFGIVSCYNSLPLAGGSNTLVRMNLKEAALQSHRSDDFLNQVLPNYSGIMIELMNARSRFLHEESNFFEGFLTKEGLIEEDRFAPMFGIYGMAEAVNILMEKEGQAGRYGHDEQANQLGHRISEKLAEIVESSEVKYGLEGKALLHAQGGISLDEDVTPGVRIPYGTEPDPVSYVRATAGHHKFYTSGISDILTIDETVKSNPEAMFNLCKGAIQAGYREFTANVASNDLVRVTGYMVKLSDIAKYDEQGSRTNTTFLGAEAAKNTGILERKPRVASLEMSPTYELL, from the coding sequence ATGAGCCATCAATCTTCGTCATCTACTTCTTCACCACTTTCAGAGCAACAACAGCGCTTTAGCAATATCATTTCAGATGCTCACCTGTCACCAAAACAGAAGTCGAGCTATCTTGCCTTAGAAGCTGAAGCGAGCCTACCGTATATGCCGGTTAGCAATGAAGTAGAGCAAGCCTTACAACAAGGTGTGCTATGTGACATGTTTGAAGGGCACGCACCATTTAAGCCGCGCTATGTACTTCCAGACTATTCTAAATACTTACATCAAGGCTCAAAGTATTTAGAGCTTAGCGCGGCAACTAATTTCGATGAAGCATTGAACATGCTTACCATCCTTTACCACCATGTTCCGTCTGTGACATCAATCCCGGTATACCTAGGTCAGTTGGATGATGTACTGATGCCATTTGTTGGCGGCTTGACGGATGAGCAGGTATATCAAAAGCTTAAGCTGTTCTGGATTATGTTGGACCGCACACTGCCAGATGCCTTTATGCATGTGAATATCGGCCCGACTGACAACATTGTGTGTCGTACGATTTTGCGCGTAGATGCTGAACTGAAGCAGATCGCACCAAACCTAACCTTTATGTATGACCCTGCTGTGACACCTGATGATCTACTTCGTCATGCGGCAAGCAATATCTGCGAGTGCAGTAAACCACATATCGCAAACTATCCAGCGCATGCCGAGGCTTACGGCGACAAGCGTTTTGGTATTGTGAGCTGTTATAACTCGCTTCCTTTAGCGGGGGGTTCTAACACCTTAGTTCGAATGAACCTAAAAGAGGCAGCATTGCAATCTCACAGGAGCGATGACTTCTTAAACCAAGTGTTGCCAAACTACAGTGGCATCATGATTGAATTGATGAACGCACGTAGTCGTTTTTTACATGAAGAATCTAACTTTTTTGAAGGCTTCCTGACCAAAGAAGGCCTGATTGAAGAAGATCGTTTTGCGCCAATGTTTGGTATTTACGGCATGGCTGAAGCGGTTAACATCTTAATGGAAAAAGAAGGCCAAGCAGGGCGCTATGGTCACGATGAACAGGCTAATCAACTTGGTCACCGCATTTCTGAAAAGCTGGCTGAGATCGTTGAAAGCTCTGAAGTAAAGTATGGGCTCGAGGGTAAAGCTCTGCTGCATGCTCAAGGCGGTATTAGTTTAGATGAAGATGTGACCCCGGGTGTCCGTATTCCTTATGGCACCGAACCTGACCCAGTCTCTTACGTTCGTGCTACCGCGGGTCACCATAAGTTCTACACCTCGGGTATCAGTGACATTCTGACCATCGATGAAACAGTGAAATCAAATCCTGAAGCGATGTTTAACCTGTGTAAAGGCGCGATTCAGGCGGGTTACCGTGAGTTCACTGCCAACGTTGCATCAAACGATCTGGTACGCGTAACAGGGTACATGGTTAAGTTATCTGATATTGCAAAATACGACGAACAAGGTTCACGTACCAATACCACGTTCTTAGGTGCTGAGGCTGCGAAGAACACGGGCATATTAGAGCGTAAACCTCGCGTGGCGAGCTTAGAGATGTCGCCGACATACGAATTGCTTTAA
- a CDS encoding YjjW family glycine radical enzyme activase gives MKISDLTTQMARVKNNKTEKQAKVSRVLTFSCVDGPGNRLVLFLQGCNFDCITCHNPHTINHCNHCGECVSGCPSSALSLVEGKVKWDPVACTNCDQCIDICDHKSSPKITTMAVSDVLELVRHNQFFLSGITISGGEATMQLPFIIELFQAIKSDPKLAHLTCFIDSNGSLPKQGWDRALPYLDGAMIDLKSWQSETHQWLVGRGNHRVFETINYLADKGKLHEVRLLHIPNRSDLEDEIEQVGNYLKALPSDVRIRLNAFQHHGVVGEALEWPKCTKKQMQSFHDKLYTIVQRPMQTPEVYS, from the coding sequence ATGAAAATTTCTGATCTAACAACTCAAATGGCTAGGGTTAAAAATAATAAGACAGAAAAACAAGCGAAGGTCAGCCGTGTGCTGACCTTTTCTTGTGTTGACGGCCCGGGAAACCGCTTGGTGCTGTTTCTTCAGGGCTGCAATTTTGACTGCATTACTTGCCATAACCCGCATACAATCAATCACTGTAACCATTGTGGAGAGTGCGTAAGTGGCTGCCCGAGCAGTGCTCTGAGTCTTGTTGAAGGCAAAGTGAAGTGGGATCCGGTAGCGTGTACCAACTGCGATCAGTGCATCGATATCTGTGATCATAAGTCGAGCCCTAAAATCACCACGATGGCGGTATCAGATGTGCTTGAACTGGTTAGGCACAATCAATTCTTCCTGAGCGGTATTACCATTTCGGGTGGCGAGGCGACCATGCAATTGCCGTTTATCATCGAGCTATTTCAAGCGATCAAAAGCGATCCGAAATTGGCACACTTAACGTGTTTTATTGATAGTAATGGTTCCTTACCTAAACAAGGTTGGGATAGGGCATTACCTTACCTTGATGGTGCGATGATCGACCTAAAATCGTGGCAATCTGAAACGCATCAATGGTTAGTGGGAAGAGGTAACCATCGAGTGTTTGAAACCATTAACTACTTGGCTGATAAAGGTAAGTTACATGAAGTTCGGTTGCTGCATATTCCAAATAGAAGTGATCTCGAAGACGAAATAGAACAGGTTGGAAATTACCTGAAGGCGTTGCCAAGTGATGTACGAATTCGCCTAAATGCGTTTCAGCATCATGGTGTGGTTGGCGAGGCGTTGGAATGGCCTAAATGTACGAAGAAACAGATGCAGAGCTTTCACGACAAGCTCTACACGATAGTTCAAAGGCCAATGCAAACCCCAGAGGTTTATAGCTAG
- a CDS encoding LysR family transcriptional regulator has translation MDYLHLSRVSLKHLTALHIMLNTHSVTQTSEQLCVSPSSVSKTLSQLRDILNDELFYRDGTKLIPTPFALEIAPTVHAILSSMNGLLHQKSFSPQKYQGSFSLSMRESTFEVFASKISRITTELAPKAKLNIYSKQQLGFDALLSGKVNLILLPHDISQPPTDNKELVWETILPDEMVCLMGSQHPLAQQELTVEGYLDFKHIGILDNELSKPYFEQNLVQCHKPRDMAISVADFGAAAVLCHHTPFLFTCSKQWAEQAKQAQGLVSKPLPFDYGKVAYSLVWNKPNMNDQAIKWLCDLFLEA, from the coding sequence ATGGATTACTTACACTTATCTAGAGTGAGCCTTAAACACCTCACTGCGCTTCATATTATGCTAAACACGCACAGTGTTACTCAAACCTCAGAGCAACTGTGTGTGAGCCCTTCGAGTGTGAGTAAGACATTGTCTCAGCTGCGTGACATCCTCAATGATGAGCTCTTTTATCGAGATGGCACTAAGCTGATCCCTACTCCCTTTGCCTTGGAGATAGCACCCACTGTTCACGCGATTCTTTCAAGCATGAATGGGTTGCTTCATCAAAAGAGCTTTTCGCCTCAAAAATACCAAGGCAGTTTTTCACTTTCGATGCGTGAAAGCACTTTTGAAGTATTCGCTTCTAAGATCAGTAGAATCACCACCGAACTCGCCCCAAAAGCTAAGCTCAATATCTATTCCAAGCAGCAACTCGGCTTTGATGCTTTACTCAGCGGTAAGGTCAACTTGATCTTGTTACCTCATGATATTTCCCAACCTCCGACAGATAACAAAGAGCTGGTTTGGGAAACTATTCTTCCCGATGAGATGGTTTGCTTAATGGGATCACAGCACCCTCTTGCCCAACAAGAACTGACTGTTGAAGGTTATTTAGACTTTAAACATATTGGGATCTTAGATAACGAACTCTCCAAGCCTTACTTTGAGCAAAACTTAGTGCAATGTCATAAGCCAAGAGATATGGCGATATCAGTAGCGGATTTTGGTGCGGCCGCCGTATTGTGTCACCATACGCCCTTCTTGTTCACTTGTTCTAAACAATGGGCTGAACAAGCAAAACAAGCACAAGGATTAGTAAGTAAGCCGCTTCCTTTTGACTACGGAAAAGTGGCGTATAGTTTGGTGTGGAATAAACCCAATATGAATGATCAAGCGATCAAATGGTTGTGTGACCTGTTTTTAGAGGCTTAA
- a CDS encoding hydroxymethylglutaryl-CoA reductase, producing the protein MPKLNLHRRDYVSILGGDISADELEQKLQPHFEKPVNKLTPSPYLTEKNLTRRWAALDNLESQQELLDPHTQSQIQAYEKNIEHFIGTVKVPVGVSGPLRVNGLFAKGDYLVPLATTEAALVASYNRGSKLLTACGGASAMLLNEGVTRTPGFAFQGLVEAGQFVAWAVTQYEQFKTLAESTTSHGKLTDININIEGNHVYLVFEFLTGDASGQNMVTIATNAVFEFIIENTPVKPDHAFLDGNLSGDKKANTQTLRSVRGKKVTAEVNISPELVAKYLHTTPEKMVQFGQMTTVGGALSGTIGINAHYANALAALYIACGQDAACVAESAIGMTRMELNKEGGLYASVTLPNLMLGTVGGGTGLPSQKACLDLLGLHGNGKSQALAEVCAALCLAGELSIVGAFCAGHFSRAHHKLAR; encoded by the coding sequence ATGCCAAAACTAAATCTGCATCGCCGTGACTATGTTTCTATTTTAGGAGGCGACATCTCCGCAGACGAATTAGAACAAAAGCTTCAGCCTCATTTTGAAAAGCCAGTGAATAAGCTGACGCCCAGCCCGTACCTGACAGAAAAGAATCTAACGCGTCGTTGGGCTGCTCTCGATAACCTAGAATCACAACAAGAACTGCTCGATCCTCATACGCAAAGTCAGATCCAAGCGTACGAAAAGAACATTGAGCACTTTATTGGGACGGTGAAGGTTCCAGTCGGTGTGTCTGGTCCGCTAAGAGTCAATGGCCTATTTGCTAAAGGCGATTACCTAGTACCGTTAGCTACTACGGAAGCTGCGCTTGTAGCGTCTTATAACCGTGGTTCTAAGCTGCTTACCGCTTGCGGTGGTGCGAGTGCAATGCTGCTGAATGAAGGTGTGACACGTACCCCTGGTTTCGCATTCCAAGGGTTAGTTGAAGCCGGTCAATTTGTAGCGTGGGCCGTGACCCAATATGAACAGTTTAAAACCTTAGCTGAATCTACTACTTCACACGGCAAACTTACCGACATCAATATCAACATCGAAGGCAACCATGTTTACTTAGTGTTTGAATTTCTAACCGGAGATGCTTCAGGTCAGAATATGGTGACCATCGCGACCAATGCGGTGTTTGAGTTCATCATAGAAAATACCCCAGTGAAGCCCGACCATGCTTTTCTTGATGGCAATTTATCAGGTGACAAGAAGGCCAATACCCAAACCCTGCGTAGCGTTCGTGGTAAAAAAGTCACCGCTGAAGTGAATATATCCCCAGAGCTTGTTGCTAAGTACTTGCATACCACGCCTGAAAAGATGGTTCAGTTTGGGCAGATGACCACTGTAGGTGGCGCTTTGAGTGGTACTATCGGCATTAATGCCCACTATGCTAATGCATTGGCTGCGCTCTACATTGCGTGCGGCCAAGATGCAGCCTGCGTGGCTGAATCGGCGATTGGTATGACTCGTATGGAGCTCAACAAAGAAGGTGGCTTATACGCTAGCGTAACACTGCCTAATTTAATGCTAGGTACAGTAGGCGGCGGCACTGGTCTGCCAAGCCAAAAGGCATGTCTAGATTTACTTGGCCTTCACGGCAATGGTAAATCGCAAGCCTTAGCTGAGGTATGTGCTGCATTATGTTTAGCGGGTGAACTATCGATTGTAGGCGCGTTTTGCGCCGGTCACTTTTCGCGAGCTCATCATAAATTGGCTCGTTAA
- the yccS gene encoding YccS family putative transporter, with the protein MDFSAKLRLYWANKTINYSILILITLLGVVVPAWYYEQNTLITPLILGVIAAALAESDDSFTGRLKALTLTFICFAIAAFSIELLFNTPWLFALGLFASTFSFIMLGAIGPKYASIAFGSLLVAIYTMLGAHESTNLWFQPLLLLTGAAWYYFMSMIWQIVWPMQPVQQNLANVFDQIGTYMGSKAELFYPVSDLIPQPHRIIEAKLNASTVNALNMCKATLLNRSKRGHIDGPSDRFLNTYFIAQDIHERVSSSHYRYQELAKHFERSDVLFRFKYLLEAQATACKEVASSLKVGAEYQHGDKSVLALDELMSSLNHLQQQNKPEWKSLLNQLNYLFNNLATVEKQLSNISNPDAEKLEEGVLDDTNPHTLKAMWQKIRANFHTDSMLFRHAIRMAITLTLGYGIIQGFNIERGYWILLTTLFVCQPNYSATRQKLTARVIGTVAGLLIGVPLLTFFPSQESQLVFIVISGVMFFAFRINNYGFATGFITLLVLFCFNQLGEGYAVVLPRLADTFIGCALAVLAVIYVLPDWQSKRLHKVMADALDSNKNYLAQIIGQYRVGKKDTLNYRIARRSAHNNDANLTVAISSMLVEPGKYRTSEDESFRFLTLNHALLSYISALGAHRTRIDDESTHKLVLDAHRVIHEHLDALNDQLYSHQEQCEVKNSYDPELDKRLSEWREEDESSVRMVLQQLHLIYRMLPELHTLATKFAVKVKIDKSIDKEAS; encoded by the coding sequence GTGGACTTTTCTGCCAAATTGCGCCTCTATTGGGCGAATAAAACCATAAATTACAGCATATTAATACTCATCACCCTACTCGGTGTTGTGGTCCCTGCTTGGTATTATGAACAAAACACACTCATCACCCCACTCATTTTAGGTGTCATCGCTGCCGCTCTTGCGGAAAGTGACGACAGCTTTACTGGCCGTTTGAAAGCACTCACCCTTACGTTCATCTGTTTTGCTATCGCTGCCTTTTCCATTGAGTTGCTATTCAACACACCTTGGCTGTTCGCATTAGGTCTTTTCGCCTCGACTTTTTCATTCATAATGCTAGGCGCGATTGGACCGAAATACGCGAGCATTGCATTCGGTTCTCTGTTAGTTGCTATCTATACCATGCTTGGTGCCCACGAAAGCACCAACTTATGGTTTCAACCACTACTGCTATTGACTGGTGCGGCTTGGTACTACTTCATGTCGATGATTTGGCAGATTGTCTGGCCAATGCAACCCGTACAGCAAAACCTTGCTAACGTATTCGACCAAATCGGCACCTATATGGGGTCCAAGGCAGAGCTATTCTACCCTGTCTCTGATCTTATCCCACAACCACACCGAATTATTGAAGCCAAATTGAATGCTAGCACCGTTAATGCACTCAACATGTGTAAAGCAACGCTGCTTAACCGCTCCAAACGCGGGCATATTGATGGCCCAAGTGACCGATTCCTAAACACCTATTTCATCGCGCAAGATATTCACGAACGTGTGAGTTCAAGCCATTACCGCTATCAAGAGTTAGCTAAACACTTCGAACGTTCTGATGTACTGTTTCGCTTTAAGTATCTGTTAGAAGCACAAGCAACCGCCTGTAAAGAAGTGGCGAGCTCACTTAAAGTGGGTGCGGAATATCAACATGGTGATAAATCTGTACTGGCGCTTGATGAGTTAATGTCTTCACTGAACCACCTTCAGCAACAGAACAAACCCGAATGGAAGTCGCTGCTGAATCAATTAAATTACCTATTCAATAACCTAGCCACCGTTGAAAAACAGCTCTCGAATATCAGTAACCCAGATGCTGAGAAGCTAGAAGAAGGCGTCTTGGACGATACTAATCCGCACACCTTAAAGGCAATGTGGCAAAAGATTAGAGCTAATTTTCATACTGATTCAATGTTGTTTCGACACGCGATTCGTATGGCAATCACGTTAACGCTCGGTTACGGGATCATCCAAGGTTTTAATATCGAGCGTGGCTATTGGATCCTACTGACTACGCTGTTCGTTTGTCAGCCAAACTATAGCGCAACGCGACAAAAGCTGACAGCGCGTGTCATTGGTACGGTGGCAGGCTTATTGATTGGGGTTCCGTTACTGACGTTCTTCCCTTCCCAAGAGAGCCAGCTAGTCTTCATTGTTATCAGTGGCGTTATGTTCTTTGCATTCCGCATCAATAACTACGGCTTCGCAACAGGCTTCATTACCTTGTTGGTACTGTTCTGTTTTAATCAGCTTGGAGAAGGCTACGCTGTCGTACTACCAAGGCTGGCAGATACCTTTATTGGTTGTGCTCTCGCCGTGCTCGCGGTGATTTACGTATTACCAGACTGGCAATCTAAGCGATTACATAAAGTCATGGCGGATGCCCTCGATTCTAATAAAAATTATCTGGCACAAATCATTGGCCAATATCGAGTCGGTAAAAAAGACACCCTTAATTACCGTATTGCCCGTCGTAGCGCACACAATAACGATGCAAACCTTACGGTCGCCATCAGCAGCATGTTGGTTGAGCCTGGTAAATATCGGACTTCAGAAGATGAAAGTTTTCGATTCCTCACGCTCAATCATGCCTTGCTGAGCTATATTTCTGCCTTAGGAGCGCATCGTACTCGTATCGATGATGAATCCACACATAAGTTAGTGTTGGACGCGCATCGTGTCATACATGAGCACCTCGACGCTCTCAATGACCAGCTCTATTCCCATCAAGAGCAGTGTGAAGTTAAAAATTCTTATGATCCTGAACTTGATAAGCGTTTAAGCGAGTGGCGAGAAGAGGATGAAAGCTCTGTCAGAATGGTCCTACAACAGCTGCATTTGATTTACCGAATGCTTCCAGAACTGCATACTTTAGCGACCAAATTTGCGGTCAAGGTTAAGATAGATAAATCGATCGACAAAGAAGCTTCTTGA
- the helD gene encoding DNA helicase IV, whose amino-acid sequence MQLSANKTAQFFIQNEYHQVELDGPRLLLSSVGSEERIPFTIWSGKIAIKRGLFWGSLQFFANQQDGKQRSWLVQGLPWDQCRQFARASVGAYQKWHDTQCEQLAEHVPQWEAELTRLEQLPAFLPHSKVNTWVDMVNSSLDNMTMTLEEAAQRMPNRFARMQPWLSETEIKQAERNQQWLETERKNWEVLFAQCESSPLNLSQQYAVLMNDDHNLILAGAGSGKTSVLTARVAYLLQSHQAQAEELLLLAFGREAAEEMKQRLDSKIGLSAEKVQVSTFHQLGLKILNQVETERVVISPLALDNNQRQAWCIDWLKKHWMTPTNFKRWQKHLSKWPIAYLTGDDELGSHVSNLKLIGWLEKQLEQLNASGLSKKEVQQQLIDHRDYTRLNSELSLCWPCVTVWQKALKEENHIDFSTMISRATQYVEKGKFVSPWKFIMIDEYQDISPDRLALVEALCNQSKAQHQASIFAVGDDWQSIYQFAGADVDLTTGFKDRFESSTIHHLDTTYRFNNQLGAVANRFVQENPIQLPKDLNSFKQQKQKAVYSAPSKEVEKILDQLNRQSKGKANKSVMLLGRNHYHKPELLEDWKKIFTSIDLRFMTCHASKGKEADFVIILCVDEGQFPAKKKQLHIDGALTESSDVFPYAEERRLFYVAMTRAKEKVWITHSGDGSGFVQELHGSDYPVVRKK is encoded by the coding sequence ATGCAGCTAAGCGCTAACAAGACTGCACAGTTTTTTATTCAAAATGAATATCATCAGGTCGAACTTGATGGTCCACGTCTACTGTTGTCTTCAGTAGGCAGTGAAGAACGTATCCCGTTTACTATTTGGAGTGGCAAGATCGCGATAAAGCGCGGTTTGTTTTGGGGATCGTTGCAGTTTTTTGCTAATCAACAAGATGGCAAACAACGCAGTTGGTTAGTACAAGGCTTGCCTTGGGATCAGTGTCGTCAATTTGCACGTGCCTCGGTTGGTGCGTATCAGAAATGGCATGACACACAGTGTGAACAACTCGCAGAGCACGTCCCTCAATGGGAAGCCGAATTGACGCGTCTGGAGCAACTTCCTGCTTTCTTACCGCATTCTAAAGTCAATACTTGGGTCGATATGGTCAACTCAAGTTTAGACAATATGACAATGACACTAGAAGAAGCAGCACAACGCATGCCAAACCGCTTTGCTCGAATGCAGCCATGGTTGTCGGAAACTGAGATTAAACAAGCTGAACGAAACCAACAATGGCTAGAGACCGAAAGAAAAAACTGGGAAGTGTTGTTTGCACAATGTGAGTCGTCCCCGTTGAACTTGTCTCAGCAATACGCGGTTTTGATGAACGACGACCATAACCTCATCCTTGCTGGTGCTGGGTCAGGGAAAACCAGTGTTCTGACGGCTCGCGTCGCCTATTTATTGCAAAGCCATCAGGCGCAAGCTGAAGAGCTGCTATTACTTGCTTTTGGTCGTGAAGCCGCTGAAGAAATGAAACAACGCCTCGACAGCAAAATTGGCTTATCAGCAGAAAAGGTTCAAGTCAGTACTTTCCACCAATTAGGTTTGAAGATACTTAATCAAGTAGAAACCGAACGCGTTGTTATCTCTCCTCTAGCGCTGGACAATAATCAACGCCAAGCATGGTGCATTGATTGGTTGAAGAAGCATTGGATGACACCGACCAACTTCAAGCGTTGGCAAAAGCACCTGTCTAAATGGCCAATCGCGTACCTGACCGGTGATGACGAGCTTGGCAGCCACGTTTCAAATCTCAAATTGATTGGTTGGCTTGAAAAACAACTTGAGCAGTTGAACGCGTCGGGCTTATCGAAGAAAGAAGTACAACAACAACTAATCGACCATCGAGACTACACACGTTTAAATAGTGAGCTTTCACTATGTTGGCCATGTGTTACCGTGTGGCAGAAAGCGTTAAAAGAAGAGAATCATATCGACTTCTCGACCATGATCAGCCGTGCGACTCAATATGTCGAGAAGGGTAAGTTTGTCTCTCCTTGGAAGTTCATCATGATTGATGAATACCAAGATATATCTCCTGATCGTCTTGCTCTGGTTGAAGCGCTTTGTAATCAATCGAAGGCGCAACACCAAGCCTCTATCTTTGCTGTGGGCGATGACTGGCAGTCCATTTACCAGTTTGCGGGCGCTGATGTGGATTTGACGACCGGCTTCAAAGACCGTTTTGAGAGTTCGACCATTCATCATCTAGACACCACATATCGCTTTAACAATCAGTTAGGTGCGGTCGCTAATCGCTTTGTACAAGAAAACCCGATTCAATTGCCGAAGGACCTGAACAGCTTTAAGCAACAGAAGCAGAAGGCGGTGTACAGTGCGCCAAGCAAAGAAGTAGAGAAGATTCTCGATCAATTGAACCGACAGTCGAAAGGTAAAGCCAATAAGTCGGTGATGTTGCTTGGGCGTAACCATTACCACAAACCTGAATTGCTGGAAGATTGGAAAAAGATCTTCACTTCGATCGATCTCAGATTTATGACTTGTCACGCCAGTAAAGGTAAAGAGGCGGACTTTGTAATTATACTTTGCGTTGACGAAGGGCAGTTCCCTGCCAAGAAGAAGCAGCTTCATATTGATGGCGCGTTGACTGAATCGTCAGATGTATTCCCTTATGCTGAAGAGCGACGGTTGTTCTACGTGGCAATGACGCGAGCGAAAGAAAAAGTATGGATTACACACAGCGGTGATGGTTCTGGCTTCGTACAAGAACTTCATGGTTCTGATTACCCGGTCGTTCGCAAAAAGTAA
- a CDS encoding VOC family protein translates to MEHGSINYIEFAARDISATKAFFSQVFDWVFEDYGPEYSAFEGKGLMGGFYLADLASDTSNGAALMVFYSKDLEQTKRDVITAGGQVNREIFSFPGGRRFHFKEPSGNEMAVWSDN, encoded by the coding sequence ATGGAACATGGTTCAATCAATTACATTGAATTCGCAGCGCGAGACATTTCGGCGACTAAGGCATTTTTTAGCCAAGTATTCGACTGGGTTTTTGAAGACTATGGCCCTGAGTATTCTGCTTTTGAAGGTAAAGGTTTAATGGGTGGGTTTTATCTAGCAGATTTGGCTTCTGATACTAGCAATGGTGCGGCGCTGATGGTTTTTTACAGTAAAGATCTTGAGCAAACTAAGCGCGACGTTATCACTGCTGGTGGACAAGTAAATCGAGAGATTTTTAGCTTTCCTGGTGGGCGTCGTTTCCACTTTAAAGAACCGAGTGGTAATGAGATGGCGGTGTGGAGCGATAACTAG